CGAGTACCAGTCCAGGTGGCCGACGACCCCGGCCTGGCGCACGTTGTTGAGCCGGGGGCGGATCCGTCGGGCGGCGGTGTCGACCCAGGCCGGCTCCTCCTGCACATCGAGATCCGCGTCCCGATCGTCCGGGGGCGGCCAGAGGCCCCGGCGATCGTTGCCCCACCACACCCAGGCAGGCGGCGGAGCCAGTCCCGCCCCGGACAGGGGAGAGGTGAGTGCGACCAGCTCGGCGAGGGACGCGGCGAACAGCTGTGGCATCTCCGCGCAGGGTTGCAGTTCGGCGCCGCCCGCCACGAGGGTCTCGGCCGTGGCGGTGAGCGTCCCTGCGGCAGCGGGCCCGGCGAGCGGTTCCGGACAGGGGAAACCGGCAGCCCAGACCCGACGCTGGACGGCGACGCAGCTCGCGATCCGGGCGCTGTCGGGTCGAGCCTTGATCACCACCTCTCGCCCGTCGGCCAGGCGTACCCCGCAGACCGCGGACAGGTGACCGGTCGCGAAGAGAACCTCCTGTGGCGAGGAGCCCAGCCACCGCACGCACCAGGCATCGAGCTCAGCCTGGCTCAGCGTTGGCCGGGGCCGCCGGCCGATCATCGCGTCCAGCCGGCCCCGGCGCGGACGAGCGCGGCGAGGTGGAACGCGTTGACGGCGCGCCGGCGTTCCCCGGGGGCCTCGATCAGTTTGGACCTTCCGTACATGCGGCGGCGTGATCGGCGACCCACTGGCGAAACGATCGCGGCGCCGATCCGAGGATGTCGAACACCGTGGTGGTGATGAACGCCGGCCTTCCCATCGTTGCGCCCCACGCGGCGAGCAGCATGTCCACGACCGGGCGCGGCCAGCTTCCCTCCGTCTCGCTTCGAAACTCGTCCGGCGACAGCTCCTCAAGTGTGATCCGACGCCCCAGGACGTCACCGATGATGCTCACCTGCTCTGCCTGACTCAGGGACTCGGGGCCGGTGAGGACGTAGTCGCCTCCAACGTGTCCGTCCTGATACAGGGTCCGCGCCGCGACGGCTGCCACGTCGCGGTCATCGACGGGTGCCGTCTCGGCAGCGCCATACGGCCACCGGACGACACCGCCGGCGCGAATCGCGGTCGCCCACCAGAACCACGCGTTGGACGCGAACATCCCCGGCCGGATGATCGTCGACTGGAGCCCGGCGGCCGCGATCAGCCGCTCGATATCGGCGTGGAGCACCGCCATCGGATTCGGTTGCTGGAAGAAGGGGTGCGGGGTCTGGTGCGGTGATGAGAGAAAGACGACACGCCGCGCGGAGGTCGCGAGACGCTCGACAACGGCCGGAGCAGTCGCCGGCGGGGCGGTCCAGACGAGGAAGACGGCACCGACACCTCGCAGTCCTGGGTCGAGCGATTCGGGCACGGTGAGGTCGCCGGTGACGACTTCGACGTTCGCTGGCAGCATCGCCGCCGCCTCGGAGCGATGCGTGAGGGCGCGGACCGGCACCCCCGCGTCCATCAGTAGGTCGACGACGACGCGCCCAACCCGGCCGGTCGCTCCGGTGACGAGCACCGGAGCCACTCGCGTCCGTGTCATCAGGACCTCGACGTCGTCCGTGGTCGGCGCACGGAGCGAATCATGCCATCTTCCTGGGAGCGGATGAAGATCATGTACGCGGCGTTGTTGACGGTGTGATTCGATGCGGCGGGCGACTGAACAGGGGTGTCGCCGGCGGCCTGGGTGGCCTCGAGTACGGGGTCGCGTTGAACGAGCCTGCGGCCAGCGGCGCGCACCCAGCGGTACGCGTCGTCCACCCCGCTCAGGTCGCGGGCCTGGAACCTCGCCGACCCGGCGAGAACGCCGCGGGTCGATTGGGGTTGTAGCGGAGGGGACCGACCGAGCCGGCGGACCAGCCGTGGCATCGGTGTCGCCCCGATGGGCGGGGGTCGCCTCGCCGATCAGGTGCACGACCGCGTCCCGGCACTGTACGCTTCCTGCCGCTCCCTCCACGGACGGAGCGAGCGCTCCATGGAGGTGGCCCCATGCTGCGACGTCTCGCGGGTGTCCTGGCGCTCGGGATCAGCGTGAGCGCGGTCCTCGCACTCACCGTCGACGCCTCGACGACCATCGCGATCAACTCCGCGACCGTTCCTGGGCACGCGAATAAATCCATCGTCGTGCACATCACCTACGCGTGCGACGCCGCATCCGGTGTCAAGAACCTCGACCTGCAGGCCACGGACACGGCCAGCAGCGCGCGCGGAAACGCTCACCAGCCCGCGTCCTGCGACGGCGTCTCGCGCGCCGCGGACGTCACCGTCGACACCATCACGCGCGCGCTCTACAACGGTGGCGACCAGGTGCGCATCAGGGCGAGCTTCGCCGACGCGGGGGACAAGCCGGTCGGCAACGTCAGCCAGGAGAGGGTCGTCACGGCCCAGTAGCCGGTGCGGCAGGCGCTTCCTTCGTGGGCGTCGGGGCTGGGCACGGGCGCTGAGCTGCGAGGCCCGTCCGCCGGACGTGTGGACGCTGCCGGGCCATGAACGTCGTGCCGTGCGACGCCTGCCTTGCGAGACCTCGGCTACGTCGTGTTCACCTGGCGCAAAGGCCCGGGGTCCCGTCAATTCCGGCGGTCAACCCGAGCCTGCTTCCGCTCGGCGAGTGCCAGCGGCACGCAGGGGGCCGGATGAGCGGCTCCCCTCAGACGAGCATACCCCGGTATTTCCGTTCCCGGCGCGGCCCCACCGGCGAGCGGCCACAAGGGCAATAACCCGGTTCCTGCCACGCCTCTTGCCCGTGGTAAAGTACATACTACATGTATGGCATCCGACGCTCCGCCGCCCCCCAACGACGATCCGGTCGTCTGGGAACCGAGCAACCTCAAGCACCTGCTCCGCGACAACCCCGAGCGCCGGGTGAGCAAGCTGCAGATCGACGAGGTGCTCGCCGACCACGATCGCACGGAGCGATGGGACGAGGCGCACCAGAGCTGGGAAGTCCGGGGCCGCACCCTCAACGGCCGCAAGCTCACGGTGGCCTGGGTGCCCCATCGCAACGGACGCTTCCCGGTCCACGTTCGGCCCAGCTGGAGGTGACGAGATGACTGTCAAGGCGACCGACAAGGTCCCCGGTCCGCAGCCGGACGGGAGCTTCTACGACCCGTACGAGGCGATGA
This window of the Candidatus Dormiibacterota bacterium genome carries:
- a CDS encoding NAD(P)H-binding protein, yielding MLVTGATGRVGRVVVDLLMDAGVPVRALTHRSEAAAMLPANVEVVTGDLTVPESLDPGLRGVGAVFLVWTAPPATAPAVVERLATSARRVVFLSSPHQTPHPFFQQPNPMAVLHADIERLIAAAGLQSTIIRPGMFASNAWFWWATAIRAGGVVRWPYGAAETAPVDDRDVAAVAARTLYQDGHVGGDYVLTGPESLSQAEQVSIIGDVLGRRITLEELSPDEFRSETEGSWPRPVVDMLLAAWGATMGRPAFITTTVFDILGSAPRSFRQWVADHAAACTEGPN